One window of Triticum dicoccoides isolate Atlit2015 ecotype Zavitan chromosome 5A, WEW_v2.0, whole genome shotgun sequence genomic DNA carries:
- the LOC119297204 gene encoding pentatricopeptide repeat-containing protein At2g38420, mitochondrial-like, with the protein MSCSPVPEPDHHRLLATLARHGRLAAAATLFSTAVRTTRALNTILAALCSSPSLLRVAPSVLLLAAPTASPDAATFRVLTSALCRASRPSAAAGLLRCMPSLHLDPDSPLCRAVLSSLCRCAPARDAAAFLDDMRRWGVPPSGLDHRAVLRALLREGMVAEAYEVVREKMGSDGVAPGVADFELMLRAFSERGQFDAVDEAFDEMLLRGLVPGVAVYNVYVAALCKKGDLAGARRMVECMERAGCPPDVRMFGVVVAGCVSAGDAGAARDVAWEAVRRGLRWDTPSMVELVGLLRAGGHVADAHGLLLDVFLHGGCTGVDASTLGQLICASEGACSVITDHPKD; encoded by the coding sequence ATGAGCTGCTCCCCGGTGCCAGAACCTGACCACCACCGCCTGCTGGCCACCCTCGCGCGCcacggccgcctcgccgccgccgccacgctctTCTCCACGGCCGTCCGCACCACACgcgcgctcaacaccatactcgccgcCCTCTGCTCCTCCCCGTCGCTGCTCCGCGTTGCCCCCTCCGTGCTCCTCCTCGCCGCCCCCACCGCCTCCCCCGACGCGGCCACCTTCCGCGTCCTCACCTCCGCGCTCTGCCGCGCAagccgcccctccgccgccgccggcctcctgcGCTGCATGCCCTCCCTCCACCTCGACCCGGACTCGCCGCTGTGCCGCGCCGTGCTCTCCTCCCTGTGCCGCTGCGCCCCGGCCCGGGACGCGGCGGCGTTCCTGGACGACATGCGCCGGTGGGGCGTCCCGCCCAGCGGGCTCGACCACCGCGCCGTCCTCCGCGCCCTCCTGCGGGAGGGGATGGTGGCGGAGGCATACGAGGTCGTCAGAGAGAAGATGGGCTCCGATGGCGTGGCCCCCGGGGTGGCCGACTTCGAGCTGATGCTGCGCGCGTTCAGCGAGCGCGGGCAGTTCGACGCCGTCGACGAGGCGTTCGACGAAATGCTCCTCCGAGGGCTCGTGCCGGGCGTGGCCGTCTACAACGTGTACGTCGCCGCGCTGTGCAAGAAAGGGGACCTGGCCGGCGCGCGCCGGATGGTGGAGTGCATGGAGCGCGCCGGCTGCCCGCCGGACGTCAGGATGTTCGGCGTCGTGGTCGCTGGGTGCGTGTCCGCCGGGGACGCCGGCGCTGCCAGGGACGTGGCATGGGAGGCGGTGCGGCGAGGCCTGCGGTGGGACACGCCGTCGATGGTGGAGCTGGTCGGCCTGCTCCGGGCGGGCGGGCACGTCGCGGACGCGCACGGGCTGCTGCTGGACGTGTTCCTGCACGGCGGGTGCACGGGAGTGGACGCCTCGACGCTCGGGCAGCTGATATGTGCCAGCGAAGGCGCCTGCAGCGTGATCACAGATCACCCGAAAGACTAG